One window from the genome of Verrucomicrobiota bacterium encodes:
- a CDS encoding four helix bundle protein — protein MRENDRERIIPAHGGYRELKSYQMAELVYDATARFCDRLIDRRSRTHDQMIQAARSGKQNIAEGSMASGTSRKMELKLVGVARASLEELLQDYEDFLRQRGLAQWTKDHAEAETIRKLAYAKNRSYVTYKTYIEDSSPKVTANTLICLIHQASYLLDQRLRRLEIQFLDEGGFAERLYRARRTHRSDSQ, from the coding sequence ATGCGGGAGAACGACCGAGAAAGAATCATTCCCGCACACGGCGGATACCGCGAACTGAAGTCATATCAAATGGCGGAGCTGGTCTATGACGCAACGGCGCGGTTCTGCGATCGGCTCATTGACCGCCGCTCGCGCACGCACGACCAGATGATCCAGGCGGCGCGCAGCGGCAAACAGAACATCGCCGAGGGCAGCATGGCCTCCGGCACATCGCGCAAGATGGAGCTGAAGCTAGTCGGCGTGGCTCGCGCCAGCCTCGAAGAACTGCTGCAGGACTACGAAGACTTCCTCCGACAACGTGGTCTCGCGCAGTGGACCAAAGACCACGCCGAAGCAGAAACAATCCGAAAACTGGCGTACGCCAAGAATAGGTCTTATGTGACTTATAAGACCTATATCGAAGACAGCTCTCCCAAGGTCACCGCAAATACCCTCATCTGCCTCATCCACCAAGCAAGCTACCTGCTGGACCAACGACTCCGTCGACTCGAGATCCAATTCCTCGACGAAGGCGGGTTCGCCGAGCGCTTGTACCGAGCGCGCCGGACGCACCGGAGCGACTCACAATGA
- a CDS encoding 4Fe-4S binding protein has protein sequence MAKRGLRAKASVLVRWRFAVQTAFLGVWLLPLRVFAVCSPVFHCYACPLATFACPIGVLAQMSALHVVPLIAIGTLFVVGGLFGAFICGWVCPFGWLQDLTAKLPIRKLTLPRWATYFRYIVLIGLVLLVPFFLGEKHPLFICRVCPAGALEGAMPQTVKTAIQTGKLSLPSPAKLAVLGAFLVTIFFIYRPWCTLFCPLGAIFGLFNRISAFFLRFKPSLCLDCSICHKICHYNVKPDERANDPRCTRCLDCTRCRALTFTNVLQRSAEAVEPENEA, from the coding sequence ATGGCCAAGAGGGGACTTCGGGCGAAGGCGTCTGTACTTGTTCGCTGGCGGTTTGCGGTGCAGACGGCGTTTCTCGGCGTGTGGCTGCTCCCGCTGCGGGTGTTCGCCGTGTGCTCGCCGGTGTTTCACTGCTACGCCTGCCCGCTGGCGACGTTCGCCTGCCCGATCGGCGTGCTCGCGCAGATGAGCGCGCTGCATGTCGTGCCGCTCATCGCCATTGGGACGCTGTTCGTCGTTGGGGGGCTGTTCGGCGCGTTCATCTGCGGATGGGTGTGCCCGTTCGGCTGGCTGCAGGACCTCACCGCCAAGCTGCCGATCCGCAAACTCACGCTCCCGCGCTGGGCGACGTATTTCCGCTACATCGTGCTCATTGGCCTCGTGCTGCTCGTTCCGTTCTTCCTCGGCGAGAAGCATCCGCTGTTCATCTGTCGCGTCTGTCCCGCCGGCGCGCTCGAGGGCGCCATGCCGCAGACGGTCAAGACGGCCATCCAGACCGGCAAGCTGTCGCTGCCGAGTCCGGCAAAGCTCGCTGTCCTCGGCGCCTTTCTTGTCACGATCTTCTTCATCTACCGGCCGTGGTGCACGCTGTTCTGTCCGCTCGGCGCCATCTTTGGGTTGTTCAACCGCATCTCGGCGTTCTTCCTGCGCTTCAAGCCGTCGTTGTGCCTCGACTGCTCGATCTGCCACAAGATCTGCCACTACAACGTCAAGCCCGACGAACGCGCCAACGATCCGCGCTGCACGCGTTGCCTCGACTGCACCCGCTGCCGCGCGCTGACATTCACCAACGTCTTGCAGCGGAGCGCCGAAGCCGTCGAGCCCGAAAACGAGGCTTGA
- the selD gene encoding selenide, water dikinase SelD, protein MSPANDLAKRKRIMKRSMALGHCICDPKLPCPCPLFLEKNVCLCAGETLEAPQGPVQLTRLVENAGCASKIDKASLHRILDGLPASTDPRVLVGVPAGDDAGVYKLDGAKALVQTVDVFSPSVDDAYTFGQIAAANSVSDIYAMGGTPLTALSIVGFPIRKLPHAVMRDILRGGLDKMAEAGVAVIGGHSIKDEEIKAGFAVTGLIDTDRVITNAGARPGDALVLTKPIGAGILLFAAVIDHAPAGAVDAVAASMAALNKTACELMLELGAHACTDVTGFALAGHLAEMARSSGVDVELVWDDIPIFSGLLECIGQGIVPGAIERNREASGEAIVAGDGIEPGMIDVCLDAQTSGGLLVALPEGKAAEYVARLHAAGVKDAAIVGRVLGKGSGRIHLETRGTRPIPQIKYEKPKKTRTPVPAPAPDQGAETMECCPGGPSHLDETLGEASYDASPSGDLQQFKDFMAATNAPGALDVKTKKAIAIALSLLAKCGPCAEIHIKKAREMGFSQEMIDEAANMAISFGGCPIMMFYGEVKGSS, encoded by the coding sequence ATGAGTCCGGCAAACGACTTGGCGAAACGCAAGCGCATCATGAAGCGCTCGATGGCGCTCGGGCACTGCATCTGCGACCCGAAGCTCCCGTGCCCCTGCCCACTGTTTCTTGAGAAGAACGTCTGCCTCTGCGCTGGCGAGACGCTCGAGGCGCCGCAAGGCCCTGTGCAGCTTACGCGCCTCGTTGAGAATGCCGGATGCGCCTCGAAGATCGACAAGGCGTCGCTCCACAGAATCCTCGACGGGCTGCCGGCGAGCACCGATCCGCGTGTGCTTGTCGGAGTGCCGGCCGGCGACGACGCGGGCGTCTACAAGCTCGATGGCGCCAAGGCACTCGTGCAGACAGTGGACGTGTTCTCGCCGTCGGTGGACGATGCTTATACGTTTGGCCAGATCGCCGCCGCGAACTCGGTGAGCGACATCTACGCCATGGGCGGCACACCGCTCACGGCGCTGTCCATCGTCGGGTTCCCGATCCGCAAGCTGCCTCACGCTGTTATGCGCGACATCCTGCGCGGCGGGCTCGACAAGATGGCTGAGGCCGGCGTGGCCGTTATCGGCGGCCACAGCATCAAGGACGAGGAGATCAAGGCGGGCTTCGCCGTGACGGGCCTGATCGACACCGACAGAGTGATCACCAACGCCGGCGCGCGGCCGGGCGATGCGCTCGTGCTGACCAAGCCGATCGGCGCCGGCATTCTGCTCTTCGCCGCCGTCATTGACCACGCCCCCGCCGGTGCCGTGGACGCCGTGGCTGCCTCGATGGCGGCACTCAACAAGACCGCATGCGAGCTGATGCTTGAACTCGGCGCCCACGCCTGCACGGACGTAACGGGCTTCGCGCTCGCCGGCCACCTCGCCGAGATGGCGCGGTCGAGCGGGGTGGATGTCGAGCTGGTGTGGGACGACATTCCGATCTTCTCCGGCCTGCTCGAGTGCATTGGCCAGGGCATCGTGCCGGGCGCGATCGAGCGTAACCGCGAGGCCTCAGGCGAAGCGATCGTCGCCGGCGACGGCATTGAGCCGGGCATGATCGACGTCTGCCTCGACGCTCAAACCTCCGGCGGCCTCCTCGTGGCGCTCCCGGAGGGGAAGGCTGCGGAATACGTCGCGCGCTTGCATGCCGCAGGCGTTAAGGATGCGGCCATCGTGGGCCGTGTGCTCGGCAAGGGCAGCGGGCGCATTCATCTCGAGACGCGCGGCACACGACCGATTCCCCAGATCAAGTACGAGAAGCCAAAGAAGACGCGTACGCCGGTACCGGCGCCCGCGCCCGATCAAGGAGCCGAGACCATGGAATGCTGTCCAGGCGGTCCCTCACATCTTGACGAGACGCTGGGCGAGGCCTCGTACGACGCGAGCCCGTCGGGCGATCTCCAGCAGTTCAAGGACTTCATGGCGGCAACGAACGCGCCCGGCGCGCTCGATGTGAAGACCAAGAAGGCGATCGCCATCGCGCTCTCGCTGCTGGCCAAGTGCGGGCCCTGCGCCGAGATCCACATCAAGAAGGCGCGCGAGATGGGGTTTTCTCAGGAGATGATCGACGAGGCGGCCAACATGGCGATTTCATTTGGCGGCTGCCCGATTATGATGTTCTATGGTGAGGTGAAGGGATCGAGCTGA
- a CDS encoding Fic family protein, producing the protein MPRTTGTYRTTTVGGETVRAFVPDPLPPLKPALAIEGHLAEVHAQAVAAVGRLDVAGAMVPSPDWFLYGFVRKEAVVSSQIEGTQATLQDVVTYEATRQSDRPADVMEICNYVDAMSYARKELAKPKGLPLSTRLLCAVHKRLMKGTRGSGKQPGTIRTSQNRIGGTRPGNARFVPPPPDAVPETLAALEKWIHGGDSLPPLVRAGLAHVQFETIHPFLDGNGRIGRLLVTLLVEHWKLLSSPLLYLSLGFKRHRQEYYDRLGAVRAGGDWEGWTAFFLECVRESADDGVDTARRLFLLIGTDRRTVSGHEATTVTAMRLFDLLPNHPMILLPKAVELLHTSQPTAGKAIDALCRAGVLREITGRRRDRVYAYQAYLDILARDTGIARR; encoded by the coding sequence ATGCCTCGCACGACGGGTACATACCGCACGACCACTGTCGGAGGGGAGACGGTCCGGGCCTTCGTTCCGGATCCGTTGCCGCCCTTGAAGCCAGCGCTCGCGATCGAAGGGCACCTTGCCGAGGTTCACGCCCAGGCCGTGGCCGCCGTGGGGCGACTGGACGTCGCGGGCGCCATGGTGCCCAGCCCTGACTGGTTCCTGTACGGGTTCGTCCGCAAAGAGGCCGTTGTCTCGTCGCAGATCGAGGGGACGCAGGCCACGCTGCAGGACGTCGTCACGTACGAGGCCACGCGCCAGTCCGACCGCCCGGCCGATGTGATGGAGATCTGCAATTACGTCGATGCCATGTCGTATGCACGCAAGGAACTGGCAAAGCCCAAGGGGCTTCCGCTCAGCACGCGCCTTCTGTGCGCGGTCCACAAGCGGCTGATGAAGGGAACTCGCGGCAGCGGTAAGCAACCGGGCACGATTCGCACGTCGCAGAATCGGATCGGCGGCACGCGTCCGGGCAACGCGCGCTTCGTGCCGCCTCCACCCGATGCAGTCCCGGAGACGCTCGCCGCGCTCGAGAAGTGGATCCACGGCGGCGACTCGTTACCGCCCTTGGTCAGAGCGGGACTTGCCCACGTTCAGTTCGAGACCATCCATCCCTTCCTGGACGGTAACGGGCGCATCGGCCGCTTGCTCGTCACGCTGCTCGTCGAGCACTGGAAGCTCCTGTCGTCGCCGCTTCTCTACCTGAGCCTCGGGTTCAAGCGGCATCGCCAGGAGTACTACGACCGCCTCGGTGCCGTGCGCGCGGGCGGAGACTGGGAGGGGTGGACGGCCTTCTTCCTCGAGTGCGTGCGCGAGTCGGCCGATGACGGCGTCGATACGGCCCGCCGCCTCTTCTTGCTCATCGGCACGGACCGCCGCACGGTGTCCGGGCACGAGGCCACAACCGTCACGGCGATGCGCCTGTTCGACCTTCTGCCCAACCACCCGATGATCCTGCTGCCGAAGGCCGTGGAGCTCCTGCATACATCGCAGCCCACGGCAGGCAAGGCCATCGACGCCCTGTGCCGGGCGGGCGTTCTGCGCGAGATCACCGGACGACGCCGCGACCGGGTCTACGCGTATCAGGCATATCTCGACATCCTGGCCAGGGACACGGGCATCGCCCGCCGCTAA
- a CDS encoding DUF1573 domain-containing protein: MAAGAKPEHTFTIENTGNAPLTIRRVLHSCGG, translated from the coding sequence GTGGCGGCGGGCGCGAAGCCTGAGCACACCTTCACCATCGAGAACACGGGCAATGCGCCGCTTACCATCCGCCGCGTGCTGCACTCGTGCGGCGGCTGA
- a CDS encoding tetratricopeptide repeat protein — protein sequence MKPKTIIVLLVVACCAGAVWYLTRGKQAAEEQTPEKRASELRTQGRDLVKRGEYEEGIECWQECVKLPVTQTALDYAYLGVCYHYSGQDERAARAYEQALSREPDMAPARVAYALSLLKVIDDKQEAWRRANAELAKIRERDRTHPDVLYNLACLYAENGRPEEALRYLDQVIRVDPTAKTEARTEQSFELIRHLEQFKRLVN from the coding sequence ATGAAGCCCAAAACGATCATCGTGTTGCTCGTAGTCGCGTGTTGCGCTGGGGCCGTCTGGTACCTCACGCGCGGCAAGCAGGCTGCGGAGGAGCAGACTCCAGAGAAGCGGGCCAGTGAGCTGCGTACGCAAGGGCGCGATCTGGTCAAGCGCGGCGAGTACGAAGAGGGGATCGAGTGCTGGCAGGAATGCGTCAAGCTTCCCGTCACGCAGACGGCCCTTGACTACGCGTACCTCGGTGTCTGCTACCACTACTCGGGCCAGGACGAGAGGGCCGCACGGGCATATGAGCAGGCCCTGTCGCGAGAACCGGATATGGCGCCCGCACGTGTCGCCTATGCTTTGTCCTTGCTTAAGGTCATTGACGACAAGCAAGAGGCTTGGCGCCGTGCGAACGCGGAGCTTGCGAAGATACGCGAGCGCGATCGAACCCACCCCGATGTCCTCTACAATCTCGCCTGCCTCTATGCCGAGAACGGAAGACCTGAGGAGGCGCTCCGTTACCTGGACCAGGTAATCCGCGTTGACCCAACAGCCAAAACGGAAGCAAGGACCGAACAGTCGTTCGAGTTGATCCGCCACCTGGAGCAGTTCAAGCGCCTTGTGAACTAG